The stretch of DNA TTGCTGTTTTTCATCACTCATGTTATTCCCCCCTCTTTACAATAATCACGGACATCATTAGATTAATTTAGATTACTAGGACAATACCAATGATAGCGCAATCTTATAATCCGGTCAATATATAATCGATGGCATATCCAACAATTCGTATAATATTATGATATTTTTTGACATCCGTTTACCAGAATGATCTTATCAGTTCTACAGTTTGCCCTACCTGTTCTCGAATTATGCGCTGTATTTCATTTGAATTTGAAGAATCAAGTTGAATAGCAGGTAACCATACTACTTCTCCATCTAAGTTTTGTGATTCCTTTCTCCAGCTTGGGTCAAATGTTATAAATATGACATGTTCGAATGGTAACTCCTTCACGTGGCTCGTCCATTCGTTAATCCGTTGGACTTCAGCTTTTTTATCCGTTGTTTTTAAATAGGTATAATTAGGAGTTAATAATACTCTACCCATCAATTCTTTTTCCAGTTCCTTTACTAATATATTCATCTCTTCAAATTGACTAGAAAGCTTTTTTGAATCTGTTGTGTTTACTAACTGAAATGGGCTTAACGGTATTAGCAACGTATCGACAAATTCTTTCGCTCCATCATATGTACTTATATCATCTCTTGTCCACTTCATATAAATTCCCCTTTCTACTGCTCCCTCGAAGTATTGTATCATTTTTCTGTAGAAATTGTTATAGTAACTTTTTAGTCAAAAAATTACAAAGCCGAACTTGAAAAATAAGTTCGGCTTTCACTCTATGTTTACTTTTGACGATTAGATGACAATTTTTCTAATTTTTCGGAGAGTTTTTGAAACAGTTCTTTATCGCCATTATCTAAAGCTTTATCAATATCAAAAATAATTTTGTTTCTTTTCTGTTCGAATAATAAGTAATCCAGTAAACCATTTGCTGTTTCTTTGTCATCTGTTGTTAAGTAGTAATCCTCTGGTATAAAAGGATTTTCTTCTAAGACAGAAGCATAGTATGAGTGTTGATTTGATTTTCGAAAGTTCAGCTGTACATAAAGTGATTCATTTTGATTTAAACGAATATCATGAAAGGATTTTTCAGCATCTGTTGTGACCAAGTGGTTTTTATAAAACCGAAATGGCACTTCATCAGAACAATGACTGGTCATCATAATCCCTCTCGGACAATATTTTACATCTCTAACAAAATGAACATTCGCCAATAAATCACTATGGTTAACTAAATAATTTAAAATCCATACACTTTCCCGTTTCTTTAACCGGTAATGATTAAGAAACCACTGAATAAAACTCTTCTTATCCTTGGCAGTAACTGGCGACAGCATTCCTTCTCCCCTCTCCACATTAAAATATAAAATAATTGTACGGCTGAGCCAAAACAGTTTACTCAACAAAGAACGATAATTGGATCATGTGTAAGAAAAATACCTAGACTCCTACCAATTGATTCGTATTAATCTTTTTGAATAAATAATTTTGTCTCAGCCTAATTGATGAACTAATCAAGGCTACGTCTCTAATCTCTCACCTTATTATTGCTAGACAATGGACGGCAGGAGTTTTAAGGACAATTACACCATGAAAAAAGCTCATTGTTCCACATCAAGTTTTAGACGTTCTACATAAGAAACAATATCTTCATCCATTGGTTCTTCAGCAATATACTTCTCAAACACTTGGATTGCTTCTTGTATACGCCCTTCTTCTGTTAAGAAATAACCATATTCTTTTAAGAAGTCGCTATCTTGTTGTAAGCTATTATATGCTTCTTGATAGCTGTTTAATGCATCCTCAAACAATTCTAATTCAACATTTGCCTTGGCAAGTTCCCAATCATAGAGTGGGTCATCAGCACCTGCCTGCTTAATAGACGATATTAATTCCACAATATCTTCATTTGAATCTCGTGATTTTAGAAGTTCAATCATAAATAAAATAGCTTCCTTATAATCAGGTTCTAAGGCTATAGCTTGTCGCATATAATTTTCACTCTCATTGTTATAGCCAAGTTGATGAGCAATATCACCTGCTGTAAAGAATAATTCTTTTTGATACTCATCTCTTTCGATACCCTTTTTCACCATTTTATATGCTTCCTCTAACATACCTTCTTCCACATACACTTTAGCGAGTTGTTCATATACAGTATGATAATCACTATCGATCTCTAATACATGCTCCCAAGCCTTTATAGCAATATCATTTCTATCAGCTTGATGTGCTGTAATACCATGTTTAAATAATTTATCAGGATCTGGGTTTTCTTCTTCTTTAAAATAAGTTAAAGCTTTTTCATATTCTCCAACTGCTGCCAGTGCTTCACCTAATCGATCTTCAATATTGACATGTCCAACATTAGTTTGTTTTGGAATTACTTTTTCATAATAGGTAATTGCTTTTAAATATTCTCCTATTGAAAAGAACAACTCTCCTAATGCAAAATCAATAATTACTTCATTCGGGGCTAGCTGTTTTGCTTCGAATAGCTTTTGTTCAGATACTTCAAATAAGCCCTGTGCTTGATATAAATCAGCTAACTGTACTAATGCTTGAATATATCCAGGGTCGTCTTTATCGATTTCATTCAAAATTGTAATTGCCAACTCATCTTCTTGCGATTCAATGAAAATATCTGATAATGATAATTTTAAATCTGTTTCTTCTGGGTATTTTTCTAATAATTTTTCTAGGATAGTTCGAGCTTCTATTAAAAATCCCCACTGTAAATACAATTCTGATATTGTATATAGTTCATCATCACTTGCAATCTTTTCATATTCTTTTAACCTTGCAATTGCTTGTTCGGTTTCATTGTTCTCTGCTAATTTCATTGCCTCTTGGATGGTATTCATTGGAACACCCTTTCTATCTTCATTCATATCTATCAATTTTAATCATACAGAAAACAACTCCATCCTTCAAATAACGCGCTTGTCTTGACCTTAGCGTGGT from Oceanobacillus iheyensis HTE831 encodes:
- a CDS encoding tetratricopeptide repeat protein gives rise to the protein MNEDRKGVPMNTIQEAMKLAENNETEQAIARLKEYEKIASDDELYTISELYLQWGFLIEARTILEKLLEKYPEETDLKLSLSDIFIESQEDELAITILNEIDKDDPGYIQALVQLADLYQAQGLFEVSEQKLFEAKQLAPNEVIIDFALGELFFSIGEYLKAITYYEKVIPKQTNVGHVNIEDRLGEALAAVGEYEKALTYFKEEENPDPDKLFKHGITAHQADRNDIAIKAWEHVLEIDSDYHTVYEQLAKVYVEEGMLEEAYKMVKKGIERDEYQKELFFTAGDIAHQLGYNNESENYMRQAIALEPDYKEAILFMIELLKSRDSNEDIVELISSIKQAGADDPLYDWELAKANVELELFEDALNSYQEAYNSLQQDSDFLKEYGYFLTEEGRIQEAIQVFEKYIAEEPMDEDIVSYVERLKLDVEQ
- a CDS encoding ReoY family proteolytic degradation factor; amino-acid sequence: MLSPVTAKDKKSFIQWFLNHYRLKKRESVWILNYLVNHSDLLANVHFVRDVKYCPRGIMMTSHCSDEVPFRFYKNHLVTTDAEKSFHDIRLNQNESLYVQLNFRKSNQHSYYASVLEENPFIPEDYYLTTDDKETANGLLDYLLFEQKRNKIIFDIDKALDNGDKELFQKLSEKLEKLSSNRQK
- a CDS encoding YpiF family protein, whose product is MKWTRDDISTYDGAKEFVDTLLIPLSPFQLVNTTDSKKLSSQFEEMNILVKELEKELMGRVLLTPNYTYLKTTDKKAEVQRINEWTSHVKELPFEHVIFITFDPSWRKESQNLDGEVVWLPAIQLDSSNSNEIQRIIREQVGQTVELIRSFW